From the Neobacillus sp. PS3-34 genome, the window AGGCGTTTTATTTTGGCCGTGATTCATAGATCAGTTTTTCCGTTCCTGGCTCTCCGTCCAAACTTTTAGGTAAAGCAATCGCGGCACCGAGGTATACAATTTTCTTTAGATGTACCATTTTACATGCATCATAGAAAATTTCCATCTGATTATTCGCAACAATTACTTCCTCTTTCCAATGTCTTGGTTCTGTAGGATAATAAGCTCCGCAATGGATGACTGCATCAATATCCTGTAATCCCCCTGCAATGCTGGAAGAATTGTTAAAATCAATTATACGATCGATATAATTTAAATCGCTGATCCTTTTGAGATTAGAAGTTTTTCTTCGTAGGACGACTAATTCGTGCCCTTTTTCAAGGACTGCTTTAGCTGTATGATGACCAATCATTCCTGTCGCCCCGATGACCGCAATTTTCATTTTTCTTCACCTTCCCAGAAATCATCCGTTTAAACACTTAAACATAATAATGACATTATCATATAATTCAAAAGCCCCCCTCGTCAATCTAGGCTAATTTTTTTGCAGAACTTGATCGCAACGAATAATTTCTAGGAGGACAAAAATGTTAATTATTGACTTATTTATCGCTGTTCTATAAAATTATAACTTAATTAGTTATAAAATTTTAGAACTGGGTGATTTGAGTTATGTACAAAATAGAATTGGATTTCGCTCCTGCGT encodes:
- a CDS encoding NAD-dependent epimerase/dehydratase family protein, with amino-acid sequence MKIAVIGATGMIGHHTAKAVLEKGHELVVLRRKTSNLKRISDLNYIDRIIDFNNSSSIAGGLQDIDAVIHCGAYYPTEPRHWKEEVIVANNQMEIFYDACKMVHLKKIVYLGAAIALPKSLDGEPGTEKLIYESRPK